A region of Peromyscus eremicus chromosome 17, PerEre_H2_v1, whole genome shotgun sequence DNA encodes the following proteins:
- the LOC131894681 gene encoding cytochrome P450 4F3-like, which yields MLQLSLSWLGLGPATASLWLFLPLTGASCLLAYILSQAHAVYEISHRLCCFLQPPKRNWLLGHLGLIQSSEEGLLYVQSLVRTFRDVCCWWVGPWQPVIRIFHPAFIKPVLLAPASVAPKDTVFYSFLKPWLGDSLLMSAGDKWSRHRRMLTPAFHFNILKPYVKIFSASTNIMHAKWQRLASKGSARLDMFEHISLMTLDSLQKCVFSFDSNCQE from the exons ATGCTACAGCTGAGCCTGTCCTGGCTGGGCCTGGGGCCTGCAACAGCTTCCCTGTGGCTGTTCCTACCCCTGACTGgggcctcctgcctcctggctTACATCCTGAGCCAGGCTCATGCTGTCTATGAAATCTCCCATCGCCTTTGCTGTTTCCTTCAGCCCCCCAAACGAAACTGGCTCTTGGGTCACCTGGGCCTG ATCCAGAGCTCGGAGGAAGGGCTCCTGTACGTCCAGAGCCTGGTGCGGACCTTCAGGGACGTGTGCTGCTGGTGGGTGGGGCCATGGCAACCCGTCATCCGCATATTCCACCCTGCCTTCATCAAGCCTGTGCTCTTGGCTCCAG CTTCAGTTGCTCCCAAGGACACAGTCTTCTACAGTTTTCTGAAGCCCTGGCTGG GAGATAGCCTCTTGATGAGTGCCGGTGACAAGTGGAGCCGCCACCGGCGCATGCTGACACCCGCCTTCCACTTCAACATCCTGAAGCCATATGTGAAGATTTTCAGCGCCAGCACCAACATCATGCAT GCCAAGTGGCAGCGCCTAGCCTCCAAGGGAAGTGCCCGCCTGGACATGTTTGAACACATCAGCCTCATGACGCTGGACAGTCTGCAGAAGTGTGTCTTCAGCTTTGACAGCAACTGTCAGGAGTGA